GTAAAATTATGTACCTGGGCACCCGTGCCCGCAAGAGCCTGCATTGACCTCTGCTCGGATTTTCCGTTAGTAAGCACGATGGTTGCGTTATCCGGAACCTCCAGCCTGTTGGTGGCTTCCATCGAAGTGAGTAAAACGTTGTATGAGGACGTCACATCAGCATCGCCATTATCTCGATCCAAGACAGAAATTGTCCAATAGGCAATCTCACCATTGATCCAGCGATACGCCGAGGCACCACCGCCACCGTCCGGCTGCCATCCACGAGCGTCACCTGAGCCGTCCGCTCTTAATCCACTTGAATCACCCCCTGCAGAAAAATCGATTTTCAAGCTCAAACTTTCGCCCCCGTCACCGGTAAAGAATTTCTGTACCGTTTTCGTGGGGGAAGTTCCAGACACCCAATCAACGTCCGTATTACTCGTCACCGAAGGGCTAAAGCTCATCGTTGCAGCGGTAACCGTCGAAGCAATCGTAAGCCCCATAATGGATAAACATAATGTGTGTGTTGATTTCATAGTCTATAGCATACTGTTCTAAGCATTAGATACTAGGCTCACATTCAATCACAATTTATTATTCTGATCATCTATCGTTAATATTTGTCTGATCATCATTGGCACGCTGCTTGACTCTTCACATCATGGAGACGGTGAATCATCCGAGGCAAGCTTCTGAACCGTAACCGACTTGGGGCCATACTTGATTTGATACACGTCACCACCGACGACCAGCTGGTTTTGCTTATTTTGAAAACGACCAGAAATGGCGCTGGCTTGTATGATGACAGTCTCGTCTCCCTCCTTGGGCTTGAAGCCCGAGGCATAACGCAGGGCCAAGGTTCCGGAGAGAGATGCCTTCCCTTGTACCTCCAATCTCGCCTTGGCTCCGGAGTTAAACTCCAGGCTCAAGACTCCCGTTTGCATCTGATAAAGATCCTTACCGACCTTCAACACATTAGGAGCTCCGGACGATGACGTGATAGTAAGCTCACCCGAATGATACAGATGACCAGTGATTGCCCCGGAACCGCTCAAGTGCCCTCCGGGATGAACATCCACCCAGCGCAAGGTATTCAGGGTGCCACCATCGAGCTCAATGCTTCCCTGCTCACTGAT
The Oceaniferula marina DNA segment above includes these coding regions:
- a CDS encoding PEP-CTERM sorting domain-containing protein (PEP-CTERM proteins occur, often in large numbers, in the proteomes of bacteria that also encode an exosortase, a predicted intramembrane cysteine proteinase. The presence of a PEP-CTERM domain at a protein's C-terminus predicts cleavage within the sorting domain, followed by covalent anchoring to some some component of the (usually Gram-negative) cell surface. Many PEP-CTERM proteins exhibit an unusual sequence composition that includes large numbers of potential glycosylation sites. Expression of one such protein has been shown restore the ability of a bacterium to form floc, a type of biofilm.), encoding MKSTHTLCLSIMGLTIASTVTAATMSFSPSVTSNTDVDWVSGTSPTKTVQKFFTGDGGESLSLKIDFSAGGDSSGLRADGSGDARGWQPDGGGGASAYRWINGEIAYWTISVLDRDNGDADVTSSYNVLLTSMEATNRLEVPDNATIVLTNGKSEQRSMQALAGTGAQVHNFTGFDAKSMTFEMTNNPTHVQYFRLDTMAFEVTSIPEPSSSALLGLGCLTLLLRRKK